The nucleotide sequence GCCGCGGCTTCCGGGTCCGCTGGGACAAGGCCGGCAATGAGTAGCCCCTACCTCACGACCCAGATCCCGGGCACCGGCGGTCTCATCAAGGAGACGCCGGAGGACTTTCTGGTCGAGGAAATCCCCCTCTACGCCCCCTGCGGCGAAGGCGAGCACCTTTATCTCCAGGTCGAAAAGCAGGGACTGACCACCTTCGCCATGATGGAGCGCCTGGCGCGGGCCCTGGGGGTGAAGGAGCGGGACATGGGCTACGCCGGGCTCAAGGACGCCCGGGCCACCACCCGGCAGACCGTCTCCATTCCCGGAGTGCTCCCGGAGCAAATCCAGGGCCTGAACCTGGAGGGGGTGCGCATCCTCTCCGCGACCCTGCACGGCAACAAGCTGCGCCCAGGGCACCTCGCCGGCAACCGCTTCGCCATCCGCGTCCGGCAGGTCGAAGGCGACGCCCTGGAGGCTGCCCGGGCCACCCTCGGCGCCCTTCAGGAGTTCGGTGTCCCCAACCTTTTCGGACAGCAGCGCTACGGCTCCCTCGGCAACTCCCACCTGGTCGGCCGGGCCCTGCTGCGCAAAGAGTACGAGGCCGCCGCCGGCAAGGTCCTTGGAGATCCGGCCCGGATCAGCAACGCGCGGTGGCGCCAGGGTGCCGAACGTTTCGCGGCAGGAGACCTCGAGGGAGCCCTGGCCGCCCTGCCCCCCCGCATGCGCAACGAGCGCGCCCTGATCCGCGACCTCCTGGCAGGCCGACCGGCCGGCAAGGCGGTCCTCTGATTACCGCGCAAATTGCTGCGCCTCTACCTCTCCGCCTACCAGTCGAGCCTCTTCGATCGCCTGGTCGCCATGCGCCTCGCCACCCTCTGCACCCTGTGGCCTGGAGACCTGGCATACAAGCACGGCAACGGCGCCTGCTTCACGGTTGAAGAGCCGGCCGCCGAGCAACCCCGCGCCGACCGTTTGGAAATCAGCCCCTCGGCCCCCCTGTTCGGCTACAAAGTGACCCTGGCCGGTGGCCAGGCGGGCATTCTGGAAGAAGCGCTGCTGGAGAAGGAAAGTCTGCGGACCGAGGACTTCCGCCTGGAGCGGGGCCTGAGTATGGAAGGGGAGCGCCGCCCATTGCGGGTGCCCCTGACCGGGGCCGAGGTTCGCCAGGAAGGGGATGACCTGCTGCTTGGGTTCGGACTTCCCAGGGGAAGTTACGCCACAAGCGTCCTGCGGGAGATCATGAAGCCCCCGGAGAACGACACCCTTCACGGGGACCATTAAGGCCACTCTTCAGGGAGGACAGCATGCGACAGGAACACCCCCCCGACGGCGGGGCGCCCAGGGACTACCGCGTCAACCTGTTCCGCCCCCGCCCCGGATACATGCGCAAGGAGGCGATCTGCATCTGGACCATGCTCGCGGGATGGGCCCTCGCCACCTTCGGTTTCCAGTTCTGGCTCGCCCTGAGCCAGCGCAACCCGTCCGGAGTCGGGCCCCTTACCGA is from Desulfuromonas sp. and encodes:
- a CDS encoding sodium/substrate symporter small subunit, whose translation is MRQEHPPDGGAPRDYRVNLFRPRPGYMRKEAICIWTMLAGWALATFGFQFWLALSQRNPSGVGPLTEASFLGFPFYYWFTGQFLVLFFILLCFLFNVFIDRLSETYRRH